The Numida meleagris isolate 19003 breed g44 Domestic line chromosome 7, NumMel1.0, whole genome shotgun sequence genome contains a region encoding:
- the RGS21 gene encoding regulator of G-protein signaling 21, whose amino-acid sequence MHVLIVLFLLSYHLQLEDQSGKEILPYPCQSDSGTKNASELPRPAQAKDHDAIFKDRCCFHRSNTEETLAWSDSVDTLLANKDGLAAFRKFLKSEFSEENVEFWLACEDFKKTKSTTKIAAKAQKIYSDFIEADAPKEINIDFHTRNHISQNISEPTLSCFDDAQRLIYSLMAKDSFPRFLRSKEYKELAKKQENRNEKRWLPFL is encoded by the exons ATGCATGTGCTAATTGTATTGTTCCTGCTATCATATCACCTTCAGCTTGAAGATcagtcaggaaaagaaattctgccCTACCCGTGCCAGTCAGACAGTGGAACAAAAAATGCCAGTGAA CTACCACGGCCTGCACAGGCAAAAGATCATGATGCTATTTTCAAGGATAGATGTTGTTTCCATAGGtcaaacacagaagaaacactgGCTTGGTCTGACTCTGTGGATACACTGCTAGCTAATAAAG ATGGCCTGGCAGCTTTTAGGAAGTTTTTGAAGTCAGAATTCAGTGAAGAGAATGTAGAGTTCTGGCTGGCTTGTGAGGATTTCAAAAAAACCAAGTCCACCACCAAGATTGCCGCCAAAGCCCAAAAGATTTATTCTGACTTTATAGAAGCTGATGCTCCAAAGGAG ATTAATATTGACTTCCATACAAGAAATCACATCTCTCAGAACATCTCAGAACCCACCCTCAGTTGCTTTGATGATGCTCAGAGGTTAATCTATAGTCTCATGGCAAAGGACTCTTTTCCTAGGTTTCTAAGGTCAAAAGAGTATAAGGAACTTGCAAAGAagcaagagaacagaaatgaaaaaaggtgGCTCCCATTTTTGTGA
- the RGS18 gene encoding regulator of G-protein signaling 18 has translation MENPLLLSPQLNISASKDKSYYKVMKPTVKEEPNKASKTGAKQKRNRLSLLLQKSELHEAEHLGKPTNLTQASSVSPEEAMKWGESFDKLLSQKAGLDAFTKFLKTEFSEENIEFWIACEDYKKSKTMNELFPKAKTIYETFIRKDAPKEVNLDFKTKEVTSQNIEQPAITTFDAAQNTVYRLMEQDSYPRFLRSDLYLNLVKGRNPGRPALRRRSRSFTVNDFQGVRPDFTIWQ, from the exons ATGGAGAACCCACTTCTTTTGTCCCCTCAACTGAACATTTCTGCTTCAAAGGATAAATCCTATTACAAAGTCATGAAACCAACAGTCAAAGAAGAGCCAAACAAAGCAAGCAAGACCGG agcaaagcagaagagaaacagactGAGCCTTCTCCTGCAGAAATCTGAATTACACGAAGCTGAACATCTTGGTAAACCAACAAACTTGACACAAGCATCAAG TGTGTCTCCTGAAGAAGCAATGAAATGGGGTGAATCTTTTGACAAACTGCTTTCCCAGAAAG CTGGATTGGATGCCTTCACAAAGTTTCTGAAGACGGAGTTCAGCGAGGAGAACATCGAGTTCTGGATAGCTTGTGAGGATTACAAGAAAAGTAAAACTATGAATGAACTTTTCCCAAAAGCTAAGACCATTTATGAAACATTCATACGGAAAGATGCTCCAAAAGAG GTGAATTTGGACTTTAAAACCAAAGAAGTTACAAGTCAGAATATTGAGCAGCCCGCCATCACCACCTTTGATGCAGCACAAAACACAGTCTACAGGCTGATGGAGCAAGACAGCTATCCACGCTTCCTAAGATCTGATCTTTATTTGAATTTGGTTAAGGGGAGGAATCCTGGTCGCCCCGCTCTTAGGAGACGATCACGGTCTTTTACTGTCAATGATTTTCAGGGTGTGCGGCCTGACTTCACCATTTGGCAATAG